Proteins co-encoded in one Brassica oleracea var. oleracea cultivar TO1000 chromosome C4, BOL, whole genome shotgun sequence genomic window:
- the LOC106342207 gene encoding FAD-dependent urate hydroxylase: MATSLLLPTFPPSPRQSLTRSYRWFPVRTGLKPVCLTATRAQTSGGDAEESVVIVGAGIGGLATAVSLHRLGVRSVVLEQAESLRTGGTSLTLFKNGWRVLDAISVGPQLRTQFLEIEGMVVKNGDGRELRSFTFKDEDQSQEVRAVERRVLLETLASQLPPETIKFSSKLKTIQTNANGDTQLELEDGSKLLAKIVIGCDGIRSKVATWMGFSEPRYVGHCAFRGLGFYPEGQPFENKVNYIYGRGLRAGYVPVSSTKVYWFICFNSPSLGPKITDPAILKRQAKELVSTWPKDLQDLIDLTPDETISRTPLVDRWLWPGVAPTASKGRVVLVGDAWHPMTPNLGQGACCALEDSVVLANKLAGAIKGGSESVEEAMESYGSERWSRAFPLTVRANLVGALLQWDNPLVCSVRDNVVIPKLVRLGPMLEHTNFECEPLFGSSKI, from the exons ATGGCAACGTCTCTTCTGCTTCCGACTTTTCCTCCCTCACCTCGCCAATCTTTAACCAGAAGCTACAGATGGTTTCCAGTTCGAACTGGATTAAAACCGGTTTGTTTAACAGCGACCAGAGCCCAAACAAGCGGTGGTGATGCAGAGGAGAGCGTAGTGATTGTCGGCGCCGGTATTGGCGGTCTCGCTACCGCCGTTTCTCTTCACCG TCTTGGAGTCCGGTCCGTGGTGCTGGAGCAAGCAGAGTCGCTTCGAACAGGAGGAACCTCGTTGACGCTGTTCAAGAACGGGTGGCGTGTTCTTGACGCTATCTCCGTCGGGCCTCAGCTCCGGACTCAGTTCCTAGAAATTGAAGG GATGGTAGTGAAGAATGGAGATGGAAGAGAGCTTCGTTCTTTCACATTTAAAGACGAAGATCAAAG CCAAGAAGTCCGGGCGGTGGAGAGGAGAGTACTCTTGGAAACACTCGCTAGCCAACTGCCTCCAGAAACCATTAAGTTTTCTTCAAAACTGAAAACAATACAAACCAATGCCAATGGTGACACTCAACTTGAACTCGAAGACGGAAGCAAACTGCTTGCAAAG ATTGTTATTGGTTGTGACGGTATCCGGTCTAAAGTAGCGACTTGGATGGGGTTCAGTGAGCCGAGATACGTTGGTCATTGTGCCTTCCGAGGACTTGGTTTCTATCCAGAAGGACAGCCATTTGAGAATAAAGTGAACTACATATACGGAAGAGGGCTTCGAGCTGGATATGTACCTGTCTCTTCTACAAAAGTCTACTGGTTCATCTGTTTCAACAGCCCATCTCTAG GGCCGAAGATAACTGATCCAGCTATCCTCAAAAGACAAGCCAAAGAACTGGTTAGCACCTGGCCTAAAGATCTGCAAGACCTCATTGACCTAACACCTGATGAAACAATCAGCAGGACTCCTCTTGTAGACAGGTGGCTATGGCCTGGCGTTGCTCCTACAGCATCAAAAGGACGAGTGGTTCTTGTTGGAGATGCTTGGCACCCAATGACTCCAAATCTTGGTCAAGGTGCTTGTTGTGCCTTGGAAGATTCGGTTGTTCTTGCCAATAAACTTGCCGGTGCAATCAAGGGAGGGAGTGAATCAGTTGAAGAGGCAATGGAGTCATATGGGAGCGAGAGATGGTCTCGGGCGTTCCCGTTGACGGTACGCGCAAATCTAGTTGGAGCACTTCTGCAGTGGGACAATCCTCTTGTGTGTTCCGTTAGGGACAATGTTGTTATACCAAAGTTAGTGAGGCTTGGACCAATGCTGGAACACACAAACTTTGAGTGTGAGCCACTCTTTGGTTCTTCA